In a genomic window of Actinomycetota bacterium:
- the hemW gene encoding radical SAM family heme chaperone HemW: MYVHVPFCSSRCGYCDFNTYTATELGNEVRRDSFHEVLAAEVRIAAEQLSNSQPISTVFVGGGTPILLGSDGLNYVLAEIRNSFGLVEGAEVTTEANPDSVDQQMLEDLRAGGFTRMSFGMQSAAPKVLQILERTHTPGASVQAARWAVEAGFEHVNLDLIYGTPGETDDDLKASVETALSAGIDHLSAYALIVEEGTALSRRILRGELAAPDDDVCADRYELIDEFMTSAGMPWYEVSNWSKPGGECQHNLAYWRSQNWWGVGPGAHSHVDGRRWWNIKHPAPYADRIRLHESPSADSELLTDVNLRTEQVMLGVRLAEGISADSFDSTVLDGLASRGLIAESARNDGRVQLTLAGRLLADAVVRELLPN, from the coding sequence ATGTATGTACACGTTCCATTCTGCTCAAGCCGCTGCGGTTACTGCGATTTCAACACCTATACGGCCACTGAACTTGGCAACGAAGTGCGCCGCGACAGTTTCCATGAGGTGCTGGCAGCTGAGGTCCGCATTGCGGCGGAGCAACTCTCGAATTCTCAACCGATCAGCACGGTGTTCGTCGGGGGCGGTACTCCGATCTTGCTCGGCTCCGATGGCTTGAACTACGTGCTGGCGGAGATCAGGAACAGCTTTGGTCTGGTCGAGGGTGCCGAGGTCACGACCGAAGCCAATCCTGATTCAGTGGATCAGCAGATGCTTGAAGATTTGCGTGCGGGCGGATTCACTCGAATGTCCTTTGGCATGCAAAGCGCCGCACCCAAGGTGCTGCAGATACTTGAACGCACGCACACTCCTGGTGCGAGCGTGCAAGCCGCCAGGTGGGCCGTCGAAGCCGGATTCGAGCATGTCAATCTCGACCTGATCTACGGAACGCCGGGCGAGACCGACGATGACTTGAAGGCGTCAGTTGAAACGGCCCTCTCCGCTGGCATTGATCACCTGTCGGCTTATGCGCTGATCGTTGAAGAAGGCACTGCGCTGAGTCGTCGAATCCTGCGCGGTGAGCTCGCGGCTCCAGACGACGATGTCTGTGCTGATCGATACGAGTTGATTGACGAGTTCATGACTTCCGCAGGCATGCCGTGGTACGAAGTCTCGAATTGGTCAAAGCCAGGTGGCGAATGCCAGCACAACCTTGCTTATTGGCGCAGTCAGAACTGGTGGGGAGTTGGACCGGGTGCGCACAGTCATGTCGACGGTCGGCGTTGGTGGAATATCAAGCACCCGGCTCCATACGCCGATCGCATTCGACTACATGAATCGCCAAGCGCCGATTCCGAGTTGCTGACAGATGTCAACCTGCGCACAGAGCAAGTGATGCTCGGCGTGCGGCTTGCCGAAGGTATCTCAGCTGATTCCTTCGACTCGACGGTGCTTGACGGACTGGCCAGTCGTGGACTCATTGCAGAATCTGCGCGCAATGACGGCCGGGTGCAATTGACCTTGGCCGGACGCCTGCTTGCTGATGCCGTGGTGCGAGAGTTGCTTCCGAATTAG
- the lepA gene encoding translation elongation factor 4, whose product MPGPQPGSTDPSVIRNFCIIAHIDHGKSTLADRMLQVTGVVDDRSMRAQYLDRMDIERERGITIKSQAVRLPYKADDGIEYVLNMIDTPGHVDFTYEVSRSLAACEGAILLVDAAQGIEAQTLANLYLALENDLVIVPVLNKIDLPAAQPEKYAAELARIIGCSPDEILLTSAKSGLGVREVLERVVETIPGPTGDADAPARAIIFDSVYDTYRGVVTYVRVVDGRIGTRDKVAMMSTGAVHELLEVGVISPEPVVSKGLGVGEVGYLITGVKDVRQSRVGDTITTAHKGATESLGGYRDPKPMVYSGLYPIDGSDYPLLRDALDRLKLNDAALIYEPETSLALGFGFRCGFLGLLHMEIVRERLEREANLDLISTAPNVIYRLVRDDGSEFVVTNPSEFPEQKIAHIYEPIVKATVILPSEFVGTVMELCQQRRGMMLGMDYLSEDRVELRYTLPMAEIVFDFFDALKSKTKGYASLDYELSGEQDADLVKVDILLHGEPVDAFSSIVHRDKAMSYGTMMTTKLKDLIPRQQFEVPIQAAIGSRVITRETIRAIRKDVLAKCYGGDISRKRKLLEKQKEGKKRMKMVGRVEVPQEAFIAALSTGDETSKK is encoded by the coding sequence GTGCCAGGACCGCAGCCCGGATCAACTGATCCATCGGTTATCCGGAATTTCTGCATTATTGCCCACATTGACCACGGGAAATCCACCCTCGCGGATCGGATGCTCCAGGTCACTGGCGTGGTCGATGACCGCTCAATGCGCGCTCAGTACTTGGACCGCATGGATATCGAGCGTGAGCGTGGCATCACGATCAAATCCCAGGCTGTTCGGCTGCCCTACAAGGCGGACGATGGCATCGAATATGTCCTGAACATGATCGATACCCCTGGGCACGTCGACTTCACCTATGAAGTCTCGCGGTCATTAGCTGCCTGTGAGGGCGCCATCTTGCTGGTTGATGCAGCTCAGGGCATTGAGGCTCAGACCCTCGCCAATCTCTACCTGGCACTGGAGAACGATCTGGTAATCGTGCCGGTATTGAACAAGATCGACCTGCCGGCCGCGCAGCCGGAGAAGTACGCGGCTGAGCTCGCTCGCATCATCGGCTGCTCGCCTGATGAGATCTTGCTGACCTCGGCCAAATCTGGCCTCGGAGTGCGTGAGGTGCTGGAGCGAGTGGTCGAGACGATCCCTGGTCCCACGGGCGATGCTGATGCTCCAGCTCGCGCGATCATCTTTGACTCGGTCTACGACACCTATCGAGGCGTAGTCACCTATGTCCGCGTCGTCGATGGCCGCATCGGCACCCGCGACAAGGTCGCGATGATGTCGACAGGAGCAGTGCACGAGCTGCTTGAGGTCGGAGTGATCAGCCCAGAGCCAGTCGTGTCCAAGGGTCTGGGCGTCGGCGAGGTTGGCTACCTGATCACGGGCGTCAAGGATGTTCGCCAATCGCGTGTCGGTGACACCATCACCACCGCGCATAAAGGCGCAACCGAATCTCTAGGTGGTTATCGCGATCCCAAGCCAATGGTCTATTCGGGGCTGTATCCGATCGATGGCTCCGACTATCCCCTGCTGCGCGATGCCCTTGACCGTTTGAAGCTCAATGATGCTGCGCTGATCTATGAGCCGGAGACTTCGCTCGCACTTGGCTTCGGATTCCGCTGCGGCTTCCTTGGCCTGCTGCACATGGAGATCGTGCGCGAGCGTCTCGAGCGCGAGGCCAACCTTGATCTCATCTCGACTGCACCCAACGTCATCTACCGGCTCGTGCGCGATGACGGCAGCGAGTTCGTCGTGACAAATCCAAGTGAGTTCCCGGAGCAGAAGATCGCGCATATCTATGAGCCGATCGTGAAGGCCACCGTCATCTTGCCAAGTGAGTTTGTCGGAACGGTGATGGAACTGTGCCAACAGCGTCGCGGAATGATGCTCGGGATGGACTACCTCTCCGAGGATCGTGTCGAACTTCGGTACACCTTGCCAATGGCTGAGATCGTATTCGATTTCTTCGATGCATTGAAGTCCAAGACCAAGGGCTATGCATCCCTTGACTATGAGTTGAGCGGCGAGCAGGACGCTGACCTCGTCAAGGTCGACATCCTGCTGCATGGTGAGCCAGTTGATGCCTTCAGTTCGATCGTGCACCGCGACAAGGCGATGAGCTACGGCACGATGATGACCACGAAGTTGAAGGACCTCATTCCACGTCAACAGTTCGAAGTGCCGATTCAGGCAGCCATCGGCTCTCGAGTGATCACTCGCGAAACCATCCGCGCAATCCGCAAGGACGTGCTTGCCAAGTGCTACGGCGGTGACATCAGCCGTAAGCGCAAGCTCCTTGAGAAGCAGAAGGAGGGCAAGAAGCGCATGAAGATGGTCGGACGTGTCGAAGTTCCGCAAGAGGCATTCATCGCGGCGCTGTCTACTGGCGACGAGACCTCGAAGAAATAG
- a CDS encoding IS1 family transposase produces the protein MNRLSTEQRARIVGCLTEGMSIRATSRVTGAAKNTVVKLLADLGAASADYQNVALRNLSCTRIECDEIWSYCYAKAKNVPDEHQGEFGYGDVWTWTAICADTKLVPSWLVGERTREDGTTFMEDLASRLDNRIQLTTDGLSIYPLAVESAFFGKLDYAQLHKIYNSPTGTGPDRRYSPGICTGISLKVMAGNPDMALASTSYVERQNLTMRMGMRRFTRLTNGFSKKVENLAHAVSLHYMHYNFARPHKTLTKAAGGYATTPAMAAGVADHVWTNASIAGLLD, from the coding sequence ATGAACAGGTTGAGCACCGAGCAGCGGGCAAGAATCGTTGGCTGCCTTACGGAGGGCATGAGCATCCGCGCCACTTCCCGTGTAACGGGCGCAGCCAAGAACACCGTTGTGAAGTTGCTGGCCGACCTGGGAGCAGCAAGCGCGGACTACCAGAACGTGGCCCTGCGCAACCTGTCTTGCACGCGGATCGAGTGCGACGAGATCTGGTCCTACTGCTACGCGAAGGCCAAGAACGTGCCCGATGAGCACCAGGGCGAGTTCGGCTATGGCGACGTGTGGACCTGGACCGCGATATGCGCCGATACCAAGCTCGTTCCCTCGTGGCTCGTGGGTGAGCGCACCAGGGAGGACGGCACAACGTTCATGGAAGATCTCGCCTCGCGCTTGGACAATCGAATTCAACTCACCACCGATGGACTTTCGATATACCCCTTGGCCGTTGAGTCAGCATTCTTCGGGAAACTCGACTATGCCCAGCTGCACAAGATTTACAACTCACCCACTGGCACCGGTCCCGACCGCCGCTACAGCCCCGGCATTTGCACCGGCATCAGCCTGAAGGTCATGGCAGGCAACCCCGATATGGCCTTGGCTTCAACGTCCTATGTAGAGCGTCAGAACCTCACCATGCGAATGGGAATGCGCCGCTTCACGCGACTGACCAACGGATTCAGCAAGAAGGTCGAGAACCTTGCTCACGCCGTGTCACTTCACTACATGCACTACAACTTCGCTCGGCCCCACAAGACGCTGACTAAGGCCGCTGGCGGATATGCCACGACCCCGGCCATGGCTGCGGGGGTGGCTGATCACGTCTGGACGAATGCGTCAATTGCGGGACTGCTTGACTAA
- the rpsT gene encoding 30S ribosomal protein S20 produces MANIKSQIKRIRTNELDRQRNKAVKSGLKTSIRKFQKAADAGSAEAAELAREASRALDKAASKGVIHANQAANRKSAIATRAAAL; encoded by the coding sequence GTGGCGAATATCAAGTCGCAGATCAAGCGTATCCGGACCAACGAACTGGATCGTCAGCGCAACAAGGCCGTCAAGAGTGGCCTGAAGACGTCCATTCGCAAGTTCCAGAAGGCCGCTGACGCCGGTAGCGCTGAGGCAGCCGAGCTCGCTCGCGAGGCATCGCGCGCGCTCGACAAGGCAGCAAGCAAGGGCGTCATCCACGCCAACCAGGCCGCCAACCGCAAGTCGGCCATCGCCACTCGCGCCGCCGCGCTCTAG